A section of the Pseudomonas lini genome encodes:
- a CDS encoding glycine betaine ABC transporter substrate-binding protein — MKKLSLLLGCVLLFAGVAQAAEKPVIRIGARVFTEQTLLAEITSQYLRTKGYDTQVTGGLGSNLARSAHESGQLDLMWEYTGVSLVAYNHVTDKLDSAQSYARVKELDAKKGLVWLTPSKFSNTYALALPENTAKAYPQINTMSELNTVMQAEAKTNHLVALDTEFANRSDGLEGMVDLYGMNLTRKNIRQMDAGLVYTALRNGQVFAGLVYTTDGRLNAFKLKLLEDDKHYFPDYTAAPVVRQVYLDAHPKLAEELKPLAELFDDATMRQLNARVDVDHESPSSVAADFLRQHPIN; from the coding sequence ATGAAAAAGCTAAGCCTATTACTGGGCTGCGTTCTGCTGTTCGCAGGAGTTGCCCAAGCCGCTGAAAAACCGGTGATCCGCATCGGTGCCCGAGTGTTCACCGAACAAACCCTGCTGGCGGAAATCACTTCCCAATACCTGCGAACCAAGGGTTACGACACCCAAGTGACCGGCGGTCTGGGCAGCAACCTGGCTCGCAGCGCCCACGAAAGTGGCCAGCTGGATTTGATGTGGGAATACACCGGCGTGTCGCTGGTGGCTTACAACCATGTCACCGACAAGCTCGACAGCGCTCAGTCCTACGCCCGGGTGAAAGAACTCGACGCGAAAAAAGGCCTGGTCTGGCTCACCCCGTCGAAGTTCAGCAACACCTACGCCCTGGCACTGCCGGAAAACACCGCGAAGGCTTATCCGCAGATCAACACCATGAGCGAGCTGAACACGGTGATGCAGGCTGAGGCGAAGACCAATCACCTCGTCGCGTTGGACACTGAGTTTGCCAACCGTTCCGACGGTCTCGAAGGCATGGTGGATCTCTACGGCATGAACCTGACGCGTAAAAACATCCGTCAGATGGACGCAGGGCTGGTCTACACCGCCCTGCGCAATGGCCAGGTGTTTGCCGGTCTGGTCTACACCACCGACGGTCGTTTGAACGCCTTCAAGCTCAAGTTGCTGGAAGACGACAAGCACTACTTCCCGGACTACACCGCCGCGCCAGTGGTGCGTCAGGTTTACCTCGACGCCCATCCGAAACTTGCCGAAGAGCTCAAGCCGCTGGCCGAACTGTTCGATGACGCCACCATGCGTCAGCTCAACGCGCGGGTCGATGTCGATCACGAAAGTCCTTCATCCGTTGCTGCAGATTTCCTGCGCCAGCACCCCATCAACTGA
- a CDS encoding ABC transporter ATP-binding protein, producing the protein MSLLEIKNLNVRFGDANAVPVVDGLDITVDKGEVLAIVGESGSGKSVTMMALMGLIEHPGIVTADALNFDGKNMLKLSNRQRRQIVGKDLAMVFQDPMTALNPSYTVGFQIEEVLRLHLKMSRKDARKRAIELLEKVEIPGAASRMDAYPHQLSGGMSQRVAIAMAIAGEPKLLIADEPTTALDVTIQAQIMDLLLALQKEQDMGLVLITHDLAVVAETAQRVCVMYAGQAVEVGQVPQLFDIPAHPYSEALLKAIPEHSLGAARLSTLPGIVPGRYDRPQGCLLSPRCPYVQDNCRTQRPALDPKSNSLARCFYPLNQEVA; encoded by the coding sequence ATGTCCCTGTTAGAAATCAAGAATCTCAACGTTCGCTTCGGCGACGCCAACGCCGTTCCGGTGGTCGACGGTCTCGACATTACCGTGGACAAGGGCGAAGTGCTGGCCATCGTTGGCGAATCGGGTTCCGGCAAGTCCGTGACCATGATGGCGCTGATGGGCCTGATCGAGCATCCGGGGATCGTCACTGCCGACGCCCTGAATTTCGACGGCAAGAACATGCTCAAGCTCAGCAATCGTCAGCGTCGGCAAATCGTCGGCAAAGACCTGGCCATGGTGTTTCAGGACCCGATGACCGCGCTGAACCCGAGCTACACCGTCGGTTTCCAGATCGAAGAAGTGCTGCGCCTGCACCTGAAAATGTCCAGAAAGGACGCCCGCAAGCGCGCCATCGAACTGCTGGAAAAAGTAGAAATCCCGGGCGCCGCCAGCCGTATGGACGCCTACCCGCATCAACTGTCCGGTGGTATGAGCCAGCGTGTTGCGATCGCCATGGCAATTGCCGGCGAACCGAAACTGCTGATCGCCGACGAACCGACCACCGCGCTGGACGTAACGATTCAGGCGCAGATCATGGACCTGCTGCTGGCCCTGCAGAAAGAACAGGACATGGGCCTGGTGCTGATCACCCACGACCTCGCGGTCGTGGCCGAAACCGCCCAGCGCGTGTGCGTGATGTACGCCGGCCAGGCTGTTGAAGTCGGTCAGGTGCCACAACTGTTCGACATTCCGGCGCACCCGTACAGCGAAGCACTGCTCAAGGCCATTCCGGAACACAGCCTGGGTGCCGCGCGCCTGTCGACACTGCCGGGCATCGTTCCCGGTCGCTACGACCGCCCGCAAGGCTGCCTGTTGTCGCCGCGCTGCCCCTACGTGCAGGACAACTGCCGCACCCAGCGTCCGGCCCTTGACCCGAAAAGCAACAGCCTCGCCCGCTGCTTCTACCCGCTGAATCAGGAGGTGGCGTAA
- a CDS encoding ABC transporter permease → MEFLNAFSHLDWPQVLHLTWQHITLVGIAVTLAIVVGVPLGILMTRFPTLAGPLQASATVLLTVPSIALFGLLLPFYSKFGQGLGPMPAITAVFLYSLLPIMRNTYLALTGVEPGIREAARGIGMTFGQRLRMVELPIAVPVILAGVRTAVVMNIGVMTIAATIGAGGLGVLILASISRSDMSMLIVGAVLVSLLAIFADLLLQWLQRTLTPKGLLK, encoded by the coding sequence ATGGAATTTTTGAACGCCTTTTCCCATCTCGATTGGCCGCAGGTTTTGCACCTGACCTGGCAGCACATCACCCTGGTTGGCATCGCGGTGACGTTAGCGATTGTGGTCGGCGTGCCGCTGGGCATCCTGATGACCCGTTTCCCGACACTGGCCGGCCCGTTGCAAGCCAGCGCTACGGTGTTGCTGACCGTGCCATCGATTGCGCTGTTCGGCCTGCTGCTGCCGTTCTATTCGAAATTCGGCCAGGGCCTCGGCCCGATGCCGGCGATCACCGCAGTGTTTCTGTACTCGTTGCTGCCAATCATGCGTAACACCTATTTGGCGCTGACCGGCGTCGAACCGGGCATTCGCGAAGCAGCGCGCGGTATTGGCATGACCTTCGGCCAGCGCCTGCGCATGGTCGAACTGCCGATTGCCGTGCCGGTGATCCTCGCCGGCGTGCGCACCGCCGTGGTGATGAACATCGGCGTGATGACCATCGCCGCGACCATCGGCGCCGGTGGCCTCGGTGTACTCATTCTCGCTTCCATCAGCCGCAGCGACATGTCGATGCTGATCGTCGGCGCCGTGCTGGTCAGTCTCCTGGCCATCTTCGCCGACCTGCTTCTGCAATGGCTGCAACGCACGCTGACTCCAAAAGGATTGCTCAAATGA
- a CDS encoding ABC transporter permease: MAIRYGKGLIGGAVVVALLALLVHWIGINTIEQYRDDLLFYLQAHLILVLVSMLAALVVGIPAGIFLSRPTMVGRAERFMQIFNIGNTVPPLAVLAIALGILGIGSGPAIFALFLASLLPIVRNTYEGLKNVQGSLKEAAVGIGMTPTQVLWRVELPNAVPIIIGGVRVALAINVGTAPLAFLIGANSLGSLIFPGIALNNQPQLLLGAACTALLALLLDGLVTLASRLWLERGLRPS, translated from the coding sequence GTGGCTATTCGCTATGGCAAAGGGCTGATAGGAGGTGCGGTTGTCGTCGCCCTTCTGGCCCTGCTGGTCCACTGGATTGGCATCAACACGATCGAACAGTACCGCGACGATTTGTTGTTTTACCTGCAAGCTCATCTGATTCTCGTCCTCGTTTCCATGCTGGCCGCCCTTGTAGTGGGCATACCCGCCGGTATCTTCCTCAGCCGCCCGACCATGGTTGGACGCGCAGAACGCTTCATGCAGATCTTCAACATCGGCAACACCGTGCCGCCTCTTGCCGTACTGGCCATCGCCCTGGGTATCCTCGGCATCGGCAGCGGCCCTGCGATCTTCGCCTTGTTCCTCGCCTCACTGTTGCCGATCGTGCGCAACACCTATGAAGGCCTGAAAAATGTTCAGGGTTCGTTGAAGGAAGCAGCCGTCGGCATCGGCATGACACCGACTCAGGTGCTATGGCGGGTCGAACTGCCGAACGCCGTGCCGATCATCATCGGTGGCGTGCGCGTGGCGCTGGCGATCAACGTCGGCACCGCACCGCTGGCGTTCCTGATCGGCGCCAACAGTCTGGGCAGCCTGATTTTCCCCGGCATCGCCCTGAACAATCAGCCGCAACTGCTGCTCGGCGCGGCCTGCACCGCCCTGCTGGCCTTGCTGCTCGACGGTCTGGTGACACTCGCCAGCCGCCTCTGGCTCGAACGCGGCCTCCGCCCGTCTTAA
- a CDS encoding peptide chain release factor 3 — MTKQAAEVAKRRTFAIISHPDAGKTTITEKLLLMGKAIAIAGTVKSRKSDRHATSDWMEMEKQRGISITTSVMQFPYRDHMINLLDTPGHEDFSEDTYRTLTAVDSALMVLDGGKGVEPRTIALMDVCRLRDTPIVSFINKLDRDIRDPIELLDEIEAVLKIKAAPITWPIGCYRDFKGVYHLADDYIIVYTAGHGHERTDVKIIEKLDSDEARAHLGDEYDRFVDQLELVQGACHEFNQQEFLDGQLTPVFFGTALGNFGVDHVLDAVVNWAPKPLARVANERTVEPVEEKFAGFVFKIQANMDPKHRDRIAFMRICSGKYEKGMKMRHVRTGKDVRIGDALTFFSSEREQLEEAFAGDIIGLHNHGTIQIGDTFTEGEVLGFTGIPHFAPELFRRVRLRDPLKSKQLRQGLQQLAEEGATQVFFPERSNDIILGAVGVLQFDVVASRLKEEYKVECSYEPITVYSARWIDCDDKKKLEEFRVKAVENLAVDGGGHLTYLAPTRVNLALMEERWPDVKFRATREHH, encoded by the coding sequence ATGACCAAACAGGCCGCCGAAGTCGCGAAACGCCGCACTTTCGCCATTATTTCCCACCCCGATGCCGGTAAAACCACCATCACCGAGAAGCTCTTGCTGATGGGCAAGGCGATTGCGATTGCGGGCACGGTGAAATCTCGAAAATCCGACCGCCATGCCACCTCCGACTGGATGGAAATGGAAAAACAACGGGGTATTTCCATTACCACGTCGGTCATGCAGTTCCCGTATCGCGACCACATGATCAACCTGCTCGACACCCCGGGCCACGAAGACTTCTCCGAAGACACCTACCGCACTCTGACGGCGGTGGACTCGGCATTGATGGTCCTCGACGGCGGTAAGGGTGTAGAGCCACGGACCATCGCCCTGATGGACGTCTGCCGTCTGCGTGATACACCGATCGTCAGCTTCATCAACAAACTCGACCGTGACATCCGCGACCCGATCGAACTGCTCGACGAAATTGAAGCGGTCCTGAAGATCAAGGCTGCGCCGATCACCTGGCCGATCGGTTGCTACCGCGATTTCAAGGGTGTTTATCACCTCGCCGACGACTACATCATTGTCTACACCGCTGGCCACGGCCACGAGCGCACCGATGTGAAAATCATCGAGAAACTCGACTCCGATGAAGCCCGCGCGCACTTGGGCGACGAGTACGATCGCTTTGTTGATCAGCTGGAACTGGTGCAAGGCGCCTGCCACGAATTCAATCAACAGGAATTCCTCGACGGCCAACTGACGCCGGTGTTCTTCGGTACCGCACTGGGCAACTTCGGTGTCGATCACGTGCTCGACGCCGTGGTCAACTGGGCGCCGAAACCGCTGGCCCGTGTCGCCAACGAACGCACCGTGGAACCGGTTGAAGAGAAATTCGCCGGCTTCGTGTTCAAGATCCAGGCGAACATGGACCCGAAACACCGCGACCGCATCGCCTTCATGCGGATCTGCTCCGGCAAGTACGAAAAAGGCATGAAAATGCGCCACGTGCGCACCGGCAAAGATGTACGGATCGGCGATGCGCTGACCTTCTTCTCCTCCGAGCGTGAGCAACTGGAAGAAGCGTTTGCCGGCGACATCATCGGTTTGCACAACCACGGCACCATCCAGATCGGCGACACCTTCACCGAAGGCGAAGTCCTGGGCTTCACCGGCATCCCGCACTTCGCCCCGGAACTGTTCCGTCGCGTGCGTCTGCGTGATCCGCTGAAATCCAAGCAACTGCGTCAGGGCTTGCAGCAATTGGCCGAAGAAGGCGCCACTCAGGTGTTCTTCCCTGAGCGCAGCAACGACATCATCCTCGGCGCCGTCGGTGTGCTGCAGTTCGATGTGGTCGCCAGCCGTTTGAAAGAGGAATACAAGGTCGAGTGCTCATATGAGCCGATCACCGTTTATTCCGCGCGCTGGATTGATTGCGACGATAAGAAGAAGCTCGAGGAATTCCGGGTCAAGGCCGTGGAAAACCTTGCGGTCGATGGCGGTGGTCACCTGACCTACCTGGCCCCGACGCGGGTCAACTTGGCGCTGATGGAGGAGCGCTGGCCGGACGTGAAATTCCGTGCGACGCGTGAGCATCACTAA
- a CDS encoding peptide ABC transporter ATP-binding protein, translated as MAVVLTARNLTRHYEVSRGLFKGHATVRALNGVSFELEAGKTLAVVGESGCGKSTLARALTLIEEPSSGSLKIAGQEVAGADKAQRKQLRKDVQMVFQSPYASLNPRQKVGDQLAEPLLINTNLSASERREKVQAMMKQVGLRPEHYQRYPHMFSGGQRQRIALARAMMLQPKVLVADEPTSALDVSIQAQVLNLFMDLQQEFNTAYVFISHNLAVVRHVADHVMVMYLGRPVEMGPKEDIYTRPLHPYTQALLSATPTIHPDPDKPKIKIVGELPNPLNPPSGCAFHKRCPYATERCTTEEPLLRLVDTRQVACHYAEQFLG; from the coding sequence ATGGCCGTCGTACTTACCGCCCGCAACCTGACCCGTCACTACGAAGTGTCCCGTGGCCTGTTCAAGGGTCATGCGACCGTGCGCGCCCTTAACGGGGTGTCGTTCGAACTGGAAGCCGGCAAAACCCTCGCCGTTGTGGGCGAATCGGGTTGCGGCAAATCCACCCTGGCCCGTGCCCTGACGCTGATCGAAGAGCCGTCCTCCGGATCCTTGAAAATCGCCGGGCAGGAAGTCGCCGGCGCCGACAAGGCTCAGCGCAAGCAGCTGCGTAAAGACGTGCAGATGGTGTTCCAGAGCCCATACGCGTCGCTGAACCCACGGCAGAAAGTCGGTGACCAACTCGCCGAGCCGCTGCTGATCAACACCAACCTGAGCGCCTCGGAACGTCGCGAGAAAGTCCAGGCGATGATGAAACAGGTGGGCTTGCGGCCTGAGCACTACCAGCGCTATCCGCACATGTTCTCCGGCGGTCAGCGCCAGCGGATTGCCCTGGCCCGCGCGATGATGCTGCAACCGAAAGTGCTGGTGGCGGACGAACCGACCTCGGCGCTGGACGTATCGATTCAGGCGCAGGTGTTGAACCTGTTCATGGATTTGCAGCAAGAGTTCAACACCGCCTACGTGTTCATCTCCCACAACCTGGCCGTGGTGCGCCACGTCGCCGATCACGTGATGGTGATGTACCTCGGTCGCCCGGTGGAAATGGGCCCGAAAGAGGACATCTACACTCGCCCTCTGCACCCGTACACCCAAGCGCTGTTGTCGGCCACTCCGACCATCCACCCGGATCCGGACAAGCCGAAAATCAAGATCGTCGGTGAGTTGCCGAACCCGCTGAACCCGCCGTCCGGCTGCGCCTTCCACAAGCGCTGCCCGTACGCGACCGAGCGCTGCACCACCGAAGAACCGCTGCTGCGCCTGGTCGACACCCGCCAGGTGGCTTGTCACTACGCCGAGCAATTCTTGGGTTAA